CTGTTCGGGCTGGAGCGCCGGGTGTCCGAGGCCGGCGTCGCCGACCTGGTCCGCGGCGTCCAGGGCGATGCCCAGGGCCTGTTGGACGTCGTCGAGCGGGACGCGTACGACGTGGTGCTCTGCCACGGCGTGCTGGAGTACGTGGACGACCCGGCCGAGGGCGTGGCCAACGCGGTCGCGGCACTGCGCCCCGGCGGCACGCTCAGCCTGCTGGCCGCAGGCCTCGGCGGGGCCGTGCTCGCCCGCGCGCTGGCCGGGCACTTCACGGAGGCCCGTACCGCCCTGACCGACCCGGCCGGCCGCTGGGGCTCCGGCGACCCGGTGCCGCGGCGCTTCACCGCCGAACAGCTCTCCGAGCTCGTCGGCGGGTCCGGCCTGGCCGTGGGCGCGGTCCACGGCGTGCGGATCTTCGCCGACCTCGTACCGGGGGTCCTGGTGGACACCGAGCCGGGCGCGGTGGAGGCGCTGCTGCGTCTGGAGGAGGCCGCGGCGGAGCTGCCCGCCTTCCACGCGGTCGCCACGCAACTGCACGTGCTCGGCCAGAAGCAGGCCTGAACTGCGATCTTCCGCGGACGGAGTCTGCCGCACACCCGACGAACCGGCGGTCGGCCCCGTATGATCGAGTGCAGTGACCGGCATGGTGGACGGACCATTGGGGAATAAGGGCCTCAGTGACCGCTCCCGCGGCGGTACGGTTTTCGAGCAGTGCTTTTACCGGCTGCGTCTTTTCTGGGCTGTGTCTTTTTGGAACGTGGCGTAGAGGGCGGGTGTCACGGGGGCGATTCCCCGCCTATCCTGAAGGGGACCCCTGGTCGCTACCCCCCGCGACCGACGGATGAGGAGGACTCCCGTGCCGCTCTCGGAGCACGAGCAGCGAATGCTCGAGCAGATGGAGCGAGCGCTGTACGCCGAAGATCCCAAGTTCGCGACAGCGCTTGAGGGAAGCGGACTGCGTACGTACACCCGGCGACGGGTCTACACGGCAGTCGCAGGCATTGTGGTGGGTATCGCGCTCCTCATGACCGGTGTGATCATTCCGAACGTGCTCTGGATCAGCGTGGTGGGATTCCTCGTCATGCTGGGATGTACGGTCCTGGTGGTCACCGGTTGGCGCAAGGCACCCAAGCCTGGCGAGCAGCCCGTCTCCGGAAGTACAGGCGGTTCGGCCCATGGCCGGAACCGGCAGCGTCGGTCGATGATGACCCGCATCGAGGAACGGTGGCAGCGCCGCCGTGACGAGCAGGGGCAGTAGCCCCCAACAGTGTGAGTGAGGGGACGGCCGCCGCCGGGCGACCGTCCCCTCACTGTTCTGTCCCGGTTCTGTCTCCGTGTCCGCGTTCCGTCCGTCGCATCGGCACCCGTGCGACATGATGATCCAATGAGTGTGCTCCCCCTGGTCTTCACCAGCGGCTGGGCCAGTGGGATCAACGCCTACGCCGTGGTCCTCCTGCTCGGCGTCTTCGGCCGGACCGGCCTCAGCGACGAGGTCCCGGCGTCCTTGCAGCGCACGGACGTGCTGATCGTCGCCGCGGTGCTCTTCCTCTGCGAGGCCGTCGCCGACAAGATCCCGTACGTCGACTCGATATGGGACACCGTCCACACCGTGATCCGCCCGCTCGCCGGAGCGGTGATCGGTGCGCTGCTGGCCGGGCAGAGCGGCTCGCTGTCCGACATCACCGCCGGCGCGATCGGCGGCTCCACGGCGCTGGCC
Above is a genomic segment from Streptomyces sp. NBC_01233 containing:
- a CDS encoding DUF3040 domain-containing protein — its product is MPLSEHEQRMLEQMERALYAEDPKFATALEGSGLRTYTRRRVYTAVAGIVVGIALLMTGVIIPNVLWISVVGFLVMLGCTVLVVTGWRKAPKPGEQPVSGSTGGSAHGRNRQRRSMMTRIEERWQRRRDEQGQ
- a CDS encoding class I SAM-dependent methyltransferase; amino-acid sequence: MSDTSRPRASLRTAVVWEVLKEALDRRVKATGRDVLDVLDTGGGTGKFAVPVARLGHRVTVVDPSPNALFGLERRVSEAGVADLVRGVQGDAQGLLDVVERDAYDVVLCHGVLEYVDDPAEGVANAVAALRPGGTLSLLAAGLGGAVLARALAGHFTEARTALTDPAGRWGSGDPVPRRFTAEQLSELVGGSGLAVGAVHGVRIFADLVPGVLVDTEPGAVEALLRLEEAAAELPAFHAVATQLHVLGQKQA
- a CDS encoding DUF4126 domain-containing protein, which gives rise to MSVLPLVFTSGWASGINAYAVVLLLGVFGRTGLSDEVPASLQRTDVLIVAAVLFLCEAVADKIPYVDSIWDTVHTVIRPLAGAVIGALLAGQSGSLSDITAGAIGGSTALASHFVKAGTRMAINTSPEPFTNVAMSIAEDLGVAGLVTFAIFNPEAAAIIAAVLLAAGLAILVFLWSRIRRFLRRRAQRREEKRLATEAREATGAPPL